A region of Diadema setosum chromosome 15, eeDiaSeto1, whole genome shotgun sequence DNA encodes the following proteins:
- the LOC140238587 gene encoding uncharacterized protein, which translates to MASSSGQRGTHSGKRFRTPSSVTASSPVFSTPESPTLLPSIKKLMETQIDRVLESIQSMERKFESKIKKLEEKVDEVVKSVNFNDQNIQELKTQIPKLESKLKEETEKVNQELDGMQSYISRENLLFHGLPQKEEREDSEKVLRQFFVEHLKLEREKVEGIEFQRAHRVNATGITGRPRPIIARFLRYKDRTIVMQNAKNLKGTSMYITEDLPKRVRDLRREQMPAMRAARAAGKLAYFSRREPWKLFVDRVYMPMEKQGYFVQQHPTGIRLQVEKVSDREAHPTLLEQQVAEAARMEVGN; encoded by the coding sequence ATGGCAAGTAGCAGCGGGCAGCGGGGAACCCATAGCGGGAAACGGTTCCGGACTCCTTCGAGTGTTACAGCCTCGAGCCCGGTTTTCAGCACGCCGGAAAGCCCCACGTTACTGCCGTCTATCAAAAAACTTATGGAGACACAGATAGACAGGGTTTTGGAGAGCATTCAAAGCATGGAACGGAAATTTGAGTCCAAAATCAAGAAGCTTGAAGAGAAAGTGGATGAAGTCGTGAAATCTGTCAACTTCAACGACCAAAATATCCAGGAGCTGAAAACGCAAATACCAAAACTAGAAAGTAAACTGAAGGAAGAAACAGAAAAGGTGAATCAGGAGCTGGATGGTATGCAGTCATACATCAGTCGGGAAAACTTGCTATTCCATGGCCTTCCACAAAAGGAGGAAAGGGAGGATTCTGAAAAAGTGCTCCGTCAGTTTTTTGTGGAACACCTGAAATTGGAACGCGAGAAAGTGGAGGGGATTGAGTTTCAGCGGGCACATCGAGTGAATGCAACGGGGATAACCGGGAGACCGCGCCCAATTATCGCTCGCTTCCTGAGGTATAAAGACCGCACTATCGTGATGCAGAACGCAAAAAATCTCAAGGGAACGAGTATGTATATCACGGAGGATCTCCCGAAGCGAGTGAGGGACCTTCGACGTGAGCAGATGCCCGCCATGAGAGCGGCCCGCGCAGCGGGCAAGCTGGCCTACTTTTCGCGACGCGAACCTTGGAAACTCTTCGTGGATCGGGTGTATATGCCTATGGAGAAGCAAGGCTATTTCGTCCAACAGCACCCGACGGGAATCCGCCTCCAGGTTGAAAAAGTGTCGGATCGAGAGGCTCACCCTACTCTTTTGGAGCAACAGGTGGCTGAGGCGGCAAGAATGGAGGTTGGAAACTAG
- the LOC140238906 gene encoding sushi domain-containing protein 2-like, with protein sequence MLGGTSVLLAGPCLNASRHDIKCKFDGVIVDGVVLSRSRAMCVTPPLFTAGFIDVGMSLDDGMTYPYLGGITVTHDILSLVHVSDWNSTPGSIMNVTWAPEALRGVDTVSIAVFEYSEDIETGNVSWHGIRTIATGVPNNATPYEFSLDPSSVRKSAIVGAVGIVENSTSPFPRLLRRSIWSKIHPLNWLSPVNQDLWCQEWASEQQAAPFFLEGRPPCPCAERQARRDTGAFTTSLDCRGQHANSAMCTMQRHTTFCVTTNTPSSQGAGQECCYDYGGNLVDIDSVGVGISIRSHIRGVFPFWSTGRVPFLSHYIADVMPFLQCCGSSDEVLSGHRDPCRLFHSVRPAQTCYDYVAPNKIASAFGDPHYKTFDGLNYTFNGFGEFTLVNGSHGEFVLQARSVPVKGSQRGTIFTAMAMTARDSDVIHVEVNPRRSLDVYFRRAGRKFEMLDFQVLNEWRLKGVTVRASDDLSTEGLLVVFDSSGISLEFSAFEGSLAVIVKLPAHFRGTTQGLLGTSNDDTSDDLQTPNGTTLPLSSSLEKIFSEFGQTWEVLPGMSLFFYRTGFNQSAFTSQSYQPAFTVNDVQLEDNNASSLCGQDAMCRFDLQATGSELFARHTLALVGRFKHIQEDLAPVTCGELTSNPANGQVIVRGNSSGDVAYFTCDECFELRGSQAIRCHASGRWSALPPSCEPIGDRCPEPHVPANGNITLVRTCLETQVVFSCYEGFRLMGSSTISCLANGQWSAPCPKCHLDKPSLDQVVKQAERQLTAIESASIAAGVGVLLLALALAAACVVTRNRHVKEKEERKKRKSGVWTTIQNPTYNAKDKWSC encoded by the exons ATGCTCGGAGGCACATCGGTTCTACTGGCTGGTCCTTGTCTTAATGCATCGCGTCATGACATCAAATGCAAATTTGACGGCGTCATTGTCGATGGCGTTGTCCTGTCCAGGTCTCGTGCCATGTGTGTGACCCCTCCTCTATTCACTGCTGGCTTCATTGATGTCGGCATGTCGCTTGATGATGGCATGACCTATCCATATCTTGGCGGGATTACTGTCA CCCACGACATATTGTCACTGGTCCACGTATCGGATTGGAATTCTACACCCGGAAGTATAATGAACGTGACGTGGGCACCGGAAGCTTTAAGGGGAGTAGACACTGTCTCCATCGCTGTCTTTGAGTATTCTGAAGATATCGAGACTGGAAATGTATCATGGCATGGCATCCGTACTATTGCAACTGGTGTACCGAACAATGCCACGCCATACGAATTTTCACTGGACCCAAGTAGTGTTAGAAAATCTGCCATTGTCGGGGCTGTTGGTATCGTCGAAAATAGCACATCACCGTTTCCTCG GCTTCTCAGACGTTCCATTTGGAGCAAGATTCACCCACTGAACTGGCTGTCTCCCGTCAACCAAGATTTGTGGTGCCAGGAGTGGGCGAGTGAGCAGCAGGCCGCCCCTTTCTTTCTCGAAGGACGCCCTCCCTGTCCATGCGCGGAGAGGCAAGCTCGTCGTGACACAGGCGCGTTCACCACTTCCTTGGACTGCCGCGGTCAGCATGCAAACAGTGCAATGTGTACAATGCAGAGACATACGACTTTTTGTGTAACCACTAACACTCCCAG CTCTCAAGGAGCAGGTCAAGAATGTTGCTACGACTACGGCGGAAATTTGGTAGACATAGACTCTGTTGGAGTCGGGATTTCCATCCGGTCCCATATTCGTGGGGTTTTCCCCTTCTGGTCGACGGGTCGCGTTCCGTTCCTTTCCCACTACATCGCGGATGTGATGCCTTTCCTTCAGTGCTGTGGCTCGTCTGACGAGGTGCTGTCAGGCCACAGGGACCCGTGCAGACTATTTCACAGTGTGCGTCCAGCACAAACCTGCTACGACTATGTTGCCCCTAATAAGATAG CAAGTGCTTTTGGCGATCCACACTACAAGACGTTTGACGGGCTGAATTACACTTTCAATGGTTTCGGAGAGTTCACACTTGTCAATGGCAGTCACGGAGAGTTTGTGCTTCAAGCCAGGAGCGTACCAGTGAAAG ggAGCCAGAGGGGCACTATTTTCACAGCCATGGCAATGACAGCTAGAGATAGCGATGTAATCCACGTGGAGGTCAACCCAAGACGAAGCCTGGATGTGTATTTCCGACGGGCAgggagaaaatttgaaatgcttgATTTCCAGGTGCTTAATGAATGGCGACTAAAAG GTGTCACAGTACGTGCGAGTGACGATTTATCGACAGAAGGTTTGTTGGTGGTCTTCGATTCAAGTGGTATTAGTCTTGAATTTTCGGCTTTTGAGGGCTCCCTTGCAGTCATTGTCAAGTTACCAGCACATTTTCGAGGGACTACGCAGGGATTGCTGGGCACGTCGAATGACGACACAAGTGATGACCTTCAAACTCCAAATGGAACTACCCTTCCGCTATCTTCATCACTGGAGAAAATATTCAGCGAATTTGGACAAACTT GGGAGGTTCTTCCGGGCATGTCACTCTTCTTCTACCGTACCGGGTTCAACCAATCGGCGTTCACATCTCAATCCTATCAGCCAGCTTTCACCGTGAACGACGTTCAACTGGAGGATAATAACGCTAGCAGTCTATGTGGACAAGACGCAATGTGCAGATTTGACTTGCAGGCCACCGGTAGCGAATTATTTGCACGCCATACTCTAGCTCTAGTTGGTCGATTCAAACACATCCAAGAAGATCTGGCACCAG TTACGTGTGGTGAGTTGACTTCTAACCCGGCGAACGGACAAGTGATAGTACGCGGGAATTCATCTGGAGACGTGGCTTACTTTACGTGTGATGAGTGCTTCGAGTTACGCGGATCTCAAGCTATACGATGCCACGCCAGTGGGAGATGGTCAGCTCTGCCGCCATCTTGTGAACCAA TCGGGGACCGATGCCCAGAACCCCACGTTCCTGCCAACGGAAATATAACCCTTGTAAGAACATGCCTGGAAACTCAAGTCGTATTCTCGTGTTACGAGGGCTTTCGTCTCATGGGCTCGTCTACGATATCTTGTCTCGCGAACGGCCAATGGAGCGCGCCTTGTCCGAAGTGTCACTTGGATAAACCCTCTTTAGATCAAGTTGTCAAGCAAGCAG AGAGACAACTGACGGCCATTGAGAGCGCCTCCATCGCTGCCGGCGTGGGCGTCTTGCTGCTCGCTCTTGCCCTCGCTGCTGCCTGTGTCGTCACCAGAAATCGCCACgtgaaggagaaggaggaaaggAA GAAACGCAAGTCAGGGGTGTGGACAACTATTCAAAATCCCACCTACAATGCAAAAGATAAATGGTCATGCTAA
- the LOC140238586 gene encoding sushi, nidogen and EGF-like domain-containing protein 1: MLWVLFPFGHGVGDTFLERLDDGHAGPITLSTTFTFFDIPYDALFINIDGAISFQSKIRLFEPIRFPLTNDVIIAPFWADVNTDPSMGAGDVMFREELPTNENIAVFSRANGIIRDMFIEQELFQASWLLVATWNDVTFYDVESPSTGPKNTFQCVLVTDGDFSGVIFIYDTIRWTGGGSGANGGGNGYSTATGLGGIAAEVGRV, from the exons ATGCTTT GGGTGCTCTTTCCATTCGGACATGGAGTTGGTGACACATTTCTAGAGAGACTGGACGATGGTCACGCAGGTCCCATCACACTATCTACAACCTTCACTTTCTTCGACATCCCCTATGATGCCCTCTTT ATTAACATAGACGGTGCCATATCATTTCAAAGCAAGATTAGACTATTTGAGCCCATCAGATTCCCGCTGACAAACGATGTAATCATCGCTCCGTTCTGGGCCGATGTGAACACTGATCCTTCCATGGGTGCTGGTGATGTCATGTTCAGAGAAGAACTTCCGACCAATGAAAATATAGCCGTATTTAGTCGAGCAAATGGCATCATCCGCGACATGTTCATCGAGCAAGAACTCTTTCAGGCTTCGTGGTTACTCGTCGCGACATGGAATGATGTAACGTTTTATGACGTTGAATCACCTTCGACGGGG CCAAAAAATACCTTTCAGTGTGTACTCGTGACTGATGGAGATTTCTCCGGCGTTATATTCATCTACGACACCATAAGATGGACCGGAGGTGGCTCGGGTGCAAATGGTGGAGGCAACGGCTACAGCACTGCAACGGGATTGGGGGGTATAGCAGCGGAGGTAGGAAGAGTGTGA